CCGGCCGCTCGTCCCCGGGAATATCGTCGAGCGGGAGGACCGGAGCTGGTTCAGCGTGCGGACCGAGGTTCGCAGCAAGCATGCCGATTCCCATCTCGGACATGTCTTCGAGGACGGCCCGCCCCCCACCGGGCTCCGGTACTGCATGAACTCGGCAGCGCTGCGGTTCGTGCCGAAACACGACCTGGAGCGGGAAGGCTACGGCAAATTTCTGCCGCTGTTCCAATAGCCACCCTGTCGCGGAAAAGCCTCCCGGTGGTAAAATTGAAGGACTGAAAGGAGGCTGGTCATGAGAATCAACGTCGAATGCAACGGCAAGTTTGAAAGATATCAAAAAGGGAAACAGCCCTGGGATGTTCCGGAGGGAGCGACCCCCAAAGAGGTCAGTGAAATCCTGGGGATCGATCCCGATGATGTCAGGGAGATTTCCGTCAATCACCAAAGCGCCCGGATGAATACACTGCTGAATGATGGGGACGAGGTCCGGCTCTCGTCTTGACAAAGACGGCATCCTGCGATCGAAAAGGCATCCATCGGGGTGCCTTTTTTGTATCCCCGCGGGCCCATTCCGTCTCTTTGGGAGATTGACATGGGAAGCGTTTTCCCCTATTCGATAGAAGGCGTTTGTCTGAAGGAGGTCATTTACGTTGCCAAAGCCCTGCGGGATCGAAAACTATCGCTCCTTTGAAAAGACCGTCCCCAAACTGCTCGAATCGATCGGTGCACCCGCTGTCCTGGCGCGCCAATCGCGCATCCTGATCAAACCCAACCTGGTTAACGGGGATCCTCCTCCCGTGACCCTGCCGGTTGAGGCCTGCGCTGCCCTGGTCAAGGCTTGCCGCACCTGGAGCAGTGCAGAGATCGTCATTGCCGAAGGGACCGGCGCCCGGCATCTCACCACCAGCGAAATGTTCCGTCTACACCGATACGATCGCCTCGCCGAGAAAGAGGGGGTCAAACTCGTCGATCTGAACGAAGCGGACCTGATCGAGCTGGAAGATCCCGGCTGCTCGGTTTTTCCCGTTTTCCAAATGCCCCGCCTGGTCATGGAAAGTTTCGTCCTGTCCGCCGCGGTCCTCAAGGCCCACAGCCTGGCGGTGATCACCGGCAGCATGAAAAACATGATCGGGGTCGCTCCTCCTGCCTATTACCAGAAGGGGGGACATTGGAAAAAATCCGCCTTTCACCATCAGATGCAGACCTCGGTTTTTGAACTGAATTGCTATCGCAAGCCCGATCTGGCCTTTATCGACGCCAGCGTCGGCCTGGCCGAATATCATCTGGGGGGCCCCACCTGCGATCCTCCGGTGGACAAGCTGGTGGCCGGGTTCGACCCGGTGGC
The genomic region above belongs to Syntrophotaleaceae bacterium and contains:
- a CDS encoding DUF362 domain-containing protein encodes the protein MPKPCGIENYRSFEKTVPKLLESIGAPAVLARQSRILIKPNLVNGDPPPVTLPVEACAALVKACRTWSSAEIVIAEGTGARHLTTSEMFRLHRYDRLAEKEGVKLVDLNEADLIELEDPGCSVFPVFQMPRLVMESFVLSAAVLKAHSLAVITGSMKNMIGVAPPAYYQKGGHWKKSAFHHQMQTSVFELNCYRKPDLAFIDASVGLAEYHLGGPTCDPPVDKLVAGFDPVAVDAAAAALLGIGWRQVGHLLKAHGVLGFAEPEEI